The sequence GGGCGATCCCCGGGATTCTACGCTCCCGGGTCCGGCGGCGACGGAGTCGCCGACTGGCCCGACTCTTCCTGAGTTCAGCAGGCTGGATCCGGCCGCTCGATTCCGTCGAAGCTCACGTTCTCGGGGGAACGAACGACATCGCGAGCTCCGGCGGCGGATTGAGTCTCGCCTGGTCGCCCGACAGCCGGTCGCTCGCGTTCCCCGCCGCGCGCCAGATCCACCGAATCGACGTCGCCGGCGGAGCTCCCGAGCTCGTCTGCCCTGCGGGGACGACGTTCGGCCTTTCGTGGGGCGCGGCGGGCGCGCTCGTCGTCGTGCCTTTCTACTGGGAGCGGAATCACGGGGGAAGGGCTTCCGCCTCCGGCGGGCGCCCTTCCCCCGTGACGACGGTCGATCGAAAAGCCGGCGAAGTCGCGCATCTGTGGCCGCGTTCCTGCCGGATGGGCGTCGGTTCCTCTTCTTCATTCGGACGGGATGGCGCAGCTTTCGCGCTGAGCGGGGGAATTTCGTCCCGCGAGGCGCCGCCCGCGTTCTCGTTACAATTCATCCGTCTGCCCGTAGCTCAGCTGGATAGAGCAACGGCCTTCTAAGCCGTAGGTCGGCGGTTCGAATCCGCCCGGGCAGGCCAACTTCCCCTTTTGATCGAGTGGCTTGTACGTTCTTGAAAAACCTCGCGGGACGAATCCGGGGGCGAAAGCCGGGCCAAACGGGTTTTGCAGCGGTAGATCTAACGGTCAATGCTGCTGCCGAGAGAGCGTCTCGGAGCGGCGGTGATTCCGTCGTCGCCACCCGAAACGTTGACGAGTTTATCGGCTCGCTACTTCGGCAGCGTTACCTTGAACTCGATCTTCGCCAGCTGCTCCGGCGCCTTGCCGATCAGCGCAGGAACGGCAGCCAGCGCGTGTCCCTGTGGATCCTGTCGAACAGGTTCTCCGTGACGATGTCGCCGAAGCCGGGGTCGCCGTACTCGATTGCCTTGTCGAGCCATCCTGCTGCTTGTCATCCGACATGTTCGTAGACGGCAGGCGTCACTCGCAAAACAAACTCGTGAAAAGCCCGTACTGAATCCCGGGCCGCGGTCGACGGACGCCTCCGACCCGCGCGAACGGTGAGAAACCGACATGAACTCGACCAGGAAGCTCGCCCGAACGATCGGCATCCTCTACGTACTGATCTCCATTCCGGGGATTTTCGGCCTGCTGTACGTCCCGTCGGTTCTGATCGTGCGCGGCGATGCCGCCGCCACGGCCCGGAAAATCCTCGCCTCCGAGACGCTGTTTCGAGCCGGCATCGTGGCCGACCTCCTCGCTCAGGCCGCTTTCATCCTCGTGGCCCTGGCGCTCTACCGCCTGTTGAAAGGCGTGGACAGGAACCTGGCCGCGCTGATGGTGATCCTTCTCGTGGTCCAGATCCCTCTCGCGTTCGCCGCCGAAGTTCATCGTCTCGCCGTCCTCAACCTCCTCGACGGCGCCTCCCCCGCGTCGGCCTTCGGCGAGGCGCAGCGGAACGCGCAGATGATGATGTCGCTCGACTCCTTCAGCGATGGCATGCTCGTCACGGAAATCTTCATGGGGTTGTGGCTGTTCCCGCTGGGGGTCCTGATCTGGAGATCGGGGTTCCTGCCGCGCTTCCTGGGTCTGCTCCTGTTCGTCGCCGCGCTCGCCTATTTCGCGGAAGCCGTGACGTGGCTCCTCCTGCCGGCCTACGGCCACGCCGTCGGTAAGATCGCCGGGAAGCTGCGGCCCCTGGAGCTGGTGACGCCGCTCTGGATGCTGATCATGGGAGCGAGGGACCGGCCGCTGGTCGACTGAAGGCCTCTCCCCTCCTTTGGATCACGGGTACGGATAACCCTGAGCGAGAGCGGCCGCCAGCTCGGCATCGTGACCGTAGACGTCGTCGTAGAAACGAACGTCGCCGCTTTCGTCGGCGGCGGCCGTCGCGTACACGATGAAGACGGGGACCGGCTTCGCCAGCCTGACCGTGACGTCGTCCTTTCCGCTCTGCATGGCCTGCCGTACCCGTTCGAGCGTCCAGCCGGGATTCTCGCGCAGCACCCAGGCGGCGAGCTCGGCGGCCTTCTCGACGCGAATGCAGCCGTGGCTGAAATCGCGGCGGGACCGGGAAAACAGCTCCCGGGCGGGCGTGTCGTGGAGATAGACGTCGTACTCGTTCGGAAACATCAGCTTGACCCGGCCCAGCGAATTGGCCGAGCCCGGCTTCTGCCGCAGCATGAGCTTTCCGGTCCGCAATCGCGCCAGGGCATCGTCCGAGACGCTGCCGGACGCGGCCACCTTGCCGTCCGGCGTCGTGATCTCGTACTTCTTGCGGGCGACGTACCGGCGATCGCGCCGGATGTCGGGAAGGATTTCCCGGCGGAGGATTCCGAGAGGAACGTTCCAGTAGGGGCGCAGGACGACGTGCGTCATCTCGGCGGCGAAGACCGGCGTCTGCGTCCGCATCGCTTTCCCCACCACGACGCGCATCTCGAGGGCGACGTCGAGGTCTTCGTCCAGGGCGCGAAGCTGGAAGTCGGGAATGTTCACGACGATCAGCGGCGAGCAGATCTCGAAGGCGAGCCACCGCCAGCGCTCCATCGCGAGCTCGAGCTGGCGGACCCGGTCCTGGAGCGGGACGTTGAGCTGGTCGAGGGTGGCGCGGCCGAGCCGGCCGTCATCCTCCAGCCCGTGCCGGCGCTGGAAGCGCTTGACCGCCTCCACCACCGGCCCGCCGTAGACTCGAGAGTCCTCCGGAACGGCGGCATCCGCCGGCAGATCGCCCACGAGCCTCAGGAATCGGACCAGGCGCGGCACGCCCGCGTAGTCCTGACCCGGATCGACGGGCCGGCTGACGACCGGAAGCTTTTCCCCGTCGTCGGCGCGCGCGAGCTCGAGATAACGCGCGAGCGCCCGCCCGGTATGGCGATAGCCTCCCAGCGGAGATTCGACCTCGTCCAGGACGTCCTGCACCTTCGGGGCGGTCAGGACTCGGTCGCGCAGGAACCGGGCCAGATCGTATTCCCGGTCGTTCACCGTCAGCCCGAACTCGAAGTGCCCGGGATTGATCCGTCCGATCTGCAGGGCGGAGACATAGCGCATGGCGCAAACGGTGAGCGCCACGTCGAAGCGCGCCGCGGCCGCGCCGTCCGGCGACCCCTGCAGCGAGCGGATCCTCTCCGCCCACCGGGAAGCGTCGTAGTCTTCCGGGTCGAGTCCCTTCTCCTCGGCGTCGCCGAAGAGCCGGATCATCGAGAGGGACTGCGGTCGCGGCTGCGTCCCCTCCATCCAGACCGGCGCGTACCCGGTCGATTCGTAGAGCTCCTGGAGCCCCGTCCGACAGTCGGCGAAGTCCGGCCATCGCATGCCGTCCAGGGTCCCGGCGGCGATCAGACTCCGGATATCGGCGGGTTGCCCCATGCCGGGGCGCGCGAATGCGGCGAGGAGAAGAGCCGCGGCCCAAGCCAGCCGTCTCCGGCGAGTCTCGATCATCAGGGTCATCATCCTCTCGATCCGGAGGATGCGCCTGATGTGCCTGCTTCTCCGTGAGCGACGAGGCCGGTTGGCGCGGAACGACGTTGCGCGGGGCTCCCGGTTTCCTTCGAGTCGAGCTCGTCCCGTCTCGGACGACGGTCAGCGCGTCTTGCCGCGGAGCGGGGGCTTCGCGCCGGGCACGCCCTCGGCGACCATGACGGCCGAGGAGTTCTGGGCGGCCGAGAGCGTCAGGAACTCATCGTCCGGCGAAAGGCCGAACGATTCGCTCACGTATTCCCGCGAGAAGCCGGCGACCGGCCTTCGCGTCGAAGCCGTATCCCGTCCCGGGGCGAAGTCCTGCACGTAGATTCCCGAGAGGCCCTTTTCGTTCTCGCCGACGAAGTAGACCTTCTTTCCGTCGTGGGACCACCGCGCGCGTCCCCAGATGATCGCGGGCGCGCCGATCGTGTAGCGGACCTCGATCGTGAACGGGACGTCCTTTCCCGATTCCACGTCGATGAAATGGATGATGTTGCGCAGGTCGAGTCGGTCCTGCTCGACCCACAGGACGTCGTGCCCGTCCGGCGACAGTTCCGTCTGGGCGTCATTGCCGCTCTCGATCAGGGATTGGCCGGATCCGTCGGGATGAGCCTTCCAGACGCCGAGCTTCGCGGGATTACCGCTCCAGTAGACGATCCACTTCCCGTCGGGGGTGGCCGTCGGATTCTGGGCGGAAACGCCGTCGTGCGTCACCTGGCGGGCGCCGCTCCCGTCTGCGTTGGCGATCCAGACCTCGAGGTGACCCGTGCTCCGCTCGCTCCCCCAGACGATGTGCCTGCCGTCCGGCGTCCACGCCGGGTCCCAGTCCTGCGCCGGATCGTCGGTCACCTGCCGGATCGCGCCGGTCGCGCGGTCGATGGTCCAGAGGTCGAGATTGCCGCCGCGATTCGAGGAAAAGAGGATCAGCTTTCCGTCCGGCGAGTAGACGGGCTGGCGGTCGATCGCGCTGCCCTCCGCGAGCAGTCGCTCTGCCGAAGCTCCGGCCGTGACGCCGAGCTTGACCTCGCGGAGATTCTGTCTCCGGAGGCGCTGGCTGAACATCAGCCTCCCGGGGGCCACGATATCCGTCAGCGTGACCTCGGAAACCGAGGAAGTCGTCCAGAGCAGGCCATCGCTCCAGAACAGCGTCCGTCTCGAGCCCGAGCCGGGATCGCAGCGGATCACGCGCGACCCCGAGCCCGCCACGTCTCCCATGACGTTCGGAGACTGGACGAAAAAGAGCGGACCGCTCCCGCCCGACCAGCTGAGGCCGCCGATCTGATATCCGGGCGATTGCGGACAGACATCGGCGACCCGACCGCTCGCCGGGTC is a genomic window of Thermoanaerobaculia bacterium containing:
- a CDS encoding L,D-transpeptidase family protein translates to MIETRRRRLAWAAALLLAAFARPGMGQPADIRSLIAAGTLDGMRWPDFADCRTGLQELYESTGYAPVWMEGTQPRPQSLSMIRLFGDAEEKGLDPEDYDASRWAERIRSLQGSPDGAAAARFDVALTVCAMRYVSALQIGRINPGHFEFGLTVNDREYDLARFLRDRVLTAPKVQDVLDEVESPLGGYRHTGRALARYLELARADDGEKLPVVSRPVDPGQDYAGVPRLVRFLRLVGDLPADAAVPEDSRVYGGPVVEAVKRFQRRHGLEDDGRLGRATLDQLNVPLQDRVRQLELAMERWRWLAFEICSPLIVVNIPDFQLRALDEDLDVALEMRVVVGKAMRTQTPVFAAEMTHVVLRPYWNVPLGILRREILPDIRRDRRYVARKKYEITTPDGKVAASGSVSDDALARLRTGKLMLRQKPGSANSLGRVKLMFPNEYDVYLHDTPARELFSRSRRDFSHGCIRVEKAAELAAWVLRENPGWTLERVRQAMQSGKDDVTVRLAKPVPVFIVYATAAADESGDVRFYDDVYGHDAELAAALAQGYPYP
- a CDS encoding DUF4386 domain-containing protein, with the translated sequence MNSTRKLARTIGILYVLISIPGIFGLLYVPSVLIVRGDAAATARKILASETLFRAGIVADLLAQAAFILVALALYRLLKGVDRNLAALMVILLVVQIPLAFAAEVHRLAVLNLLDGASPASAFGEAQRNAQMMMSLDSFSDGMLVTEIFMGLWLFPLGVLIWRSGFLPRFLGLLLFVAALAYFAEAVTWLLLPAYGHAVGKIAGKLRPLELVTPLWMLIMGARDRPLVD